Below is a genomic region from Pseudomonadota bacterium.
TTTTTTCCTGATAATAAATTAATTTGACACGGCTATTGTATCAGTGATATCAGATATTCTGAATAGAACCATTGATTGAATCATTCCTGCATGGATCCTGTTGTTGCCCAGGGAATCAAGATCTGTAAATATCCTGAACGATAATTTTTAAAAAAAATCATAACTGAGGTTTGAAATGCTTAAAAAAATTCTGCTATTGAGTGTTATCCTGCTGCTTTCAATTTCCGCTCCCGGCTGTGTTATGAAAAAAACTTTTGACCTGAAAGATGAAGAGGCAAAATTACTGGACAACAATCTCCAGGAACTGCAAAGCAACTATGACACTCTGACCACAAACAGTCAGGCGCAAGCAAATCAGATAGAAACGCTGAATACCACCGTCAAAGAACTTACTCAGGACAAGGAAAATCTCATTGCTGACAATCAACAGCTGGATTCTATCCTGAAAGCAAAATCAGACAGCCTTTCCCAGACCATCGCTGAATTGCGCCAGAAAATGGCCGATCAAAAAAATACCTATGATGACAAAGTTGAAAATCTTAAAAAACAGATATCCAGCCTTGAAGATGAAAATACCCAGTTCCGTAATGAAGTCACGGCAGAGCTTCTGAGGAAGGAAAATGAAGTCAAGGCAATGAGCGGCACCTATAACGAGTTGATTGCCAAAATGGAAAATGAAATTAACACCAATCAGGTAACCATTTCCGAACTCAAAGGGAAACTGACGGTCAATATGGTCGATGCCATCCTGTTTGATTCCGGCAAAGCAGAGATCAAATCCGAAGGACTTGCAGTACTCCAGAAAGTTGTGGATATCCTGAAAAACATGACAGACAAAGAAATCCGTGTTGAAGGACACACCGATAATGTCCCGATTACCGGTTCCCTTACAAAAAAATATCCCACCAACTGGGAACTGTCTGCTGCCCGCTCAATCAATGTTACCAGGTTCCTTCATGATCAGGGCCTTGATCCCGGGGCTCTCTCTTCAGTTGCTTATGGCGAGTATAAACCCGTGACAGACAACAATACTGAAGAGGGCAAGGCACAAAATCGGCGGATCGAAATCGTCCTTGCCGCCAAAGAGTGATCAGAAGAATATTCTCGACGGCACCCGGCCTGCTGTTTTGTTTGTAATGAATATCCCGGCATATGCCCCGATTGGCGGTCTAACTGCAAAAATCATTCTGTTGCCGACTTTATTTCCGGCCACATTATGAGCGTCATGATTTTTGATTATTCAGGGCCTCAGCTGCAACTCGAGGCCCTTCCCTTTACTTTCAAGTCTGGTTGTTATAAACCGACTCGCTTATATTCAAATTCATCGGGCTTGAACCCCTGGCCACTGACCTTGATGCAAATTGCAATCTTGTTGTCCGGCACTTCAGCGGAGATATCGATTATTCTCTCTCCTTCGAAAATATCTCTGCCCGACATTAAACATCACCAACCCAACAATCCGGACCCACAAAGAGAATATCTCAATCAGTCGTTCTACAAAAAAATGGTCTCCAATCATCAGGTTCAATAATTCAGGTTGGAAAAACATGTAATTTTTTAAAAAGAGGGCCTTTTCATGGGTGTTGCAGCAGATATTGTGATTATTATGGTTGCAGCCTTGTTTGGCGCGCTCATTGCGCAAAAATTCAAACAACCGCTGATTTTAGGATATATCTTTGCCGGAATTATTGTCGGCCCATACACCGGCGGGGTGACCATCGGTGATATCCATGAGATAGAACTGCTGGCTGAAATCGGCGTCGCCCTTCTTCTTTTTGCCCTTGGATTGGAATTTTCCATCAGCAAGTTACGACCGGTTCGCAACATTGCTCTTTTTGGTACACCGGTTCAAATTATTCTTACCATCGGAATTGGTTTCATCATCGGCAAATTCTTGGGCTGGTCCTCTGCCAACGCATTATGGTTTGGCGCCCTGATCTCTCTTTCCAGTACCATGGTTACCTTAAAGACCCTTATGAGCAGAGGGCTTGTGGGTACCCTTTCCAGCCGGGTAATGATCGGCATGTTGATTGTTCAGGATCTGGCAGTCATTCCGATGATGATTATCCTGCCGCAATTGAGTAATCCCAAGGCCGGACTGCCTCTTCTGGCAATCGCCATAGCCAAGTCTGTAGTTTTCCTCGTGCTGATGCTTTATATGGGCAGAAAGCTTCTCCCATGGTTGTTGGCGCATGTGGCTCAGTGGAACTCCAGAGAGCTTTTTATTTTATCGATAACCGCCATTGGCCTTGGTATTGGATATGCCACGTATCTCTTCGGACTCTCTTTTGCTTTCGGGGCGTTTGTCGCGGGGATGGTTCTCAGTGAGTCTGATTATGGCCATCAGGCTCTAAGCGATATTATTCCATTAAGAGACATCTTTGGACTTTTGTTTTTTACATCTGTGGGCATGCTCCTTGATCCGGCCTTCCTGTTTGATAATTGGAGAATAATTATCACCTTGGTCCTATTGGTCGGAGTTTTCAAAGGTACGCTGTTCTACGTGCTGGCCAAGCTGTTCAGATATATAAATATTATTCCTATTGCCGTGGGTCTCGGTCTGTTTCAGGTAGGGGAATTTGCCTTTGTTCTTGCCAGGGTCGGACTTGAAACAAAAGCCATTGACCAGAATATGTATTCCCTTGTTCTCGCCATTTCCGTCCTGAGCATGGTGCTTACTCCGTTTGTTTCAGCACTTGCGACGCCTCTCTATAAATTTAAAAAGAGCCACTTCAAATATGAACCGTTGCAGACGGCAAACATCCCGCCTTCCGGTTTTAAAGATCATGTGGTGATCGCCGGAGGTGGTCGCGTTGGACAACACATTGCCCAGGTTATGACCAGCCTCAATCTGCCTTTTGTAATTATTGAACTGAATCATCAGCGAATGCTTGAATGCAAGGCTGCAAAATTTCCGGTGATCTTTGGTGATATGACCCAGCCAACAGCTCTTGAAGTATCAAACGTTGACGCGGCAAAACTTTTGCTTATTACCACGCCCTCAGTGATTACAACTCAATCAATTGTAAAACAGGCACATCGCCTTAGCCCCCAATTACATATAATTGTGCGGGCCGATGGTGCTGAACAAGCCCGGGCATTGTATGATAGCGGGGTGTATATGGCCGTTTTGCCGGAGATGGAGGCCGGGCTGGAAATTGCCCGACAGGCACTCCTTCATCTGGAAATACCCGTGGCGCTTATTCAACAATATACTGACGCTGTACGACAACAACTCTATGCGCCGATTTATCAATCCACCCATAACCCCACTTTGCTCACCAAGTTTGATAACATAAAAAACATGCTGGAAATTTCCTGGGTCACTCTCATGCCCGGAAGCCCCCTTGTCAATAAAAGCATCAAAGACGCGGCAGTTCGGACCACAACAGGAGCATCAATTGTGGGGATTATCCACGAGAAAGTATTTCATCATAATCCTAAAGCGGATTATTCTTTTCAGGAAGGTGATCTGGTGGCGGTTGTCGGCAATCAGCAGGAAAGGAATGGATTCAAAAAAATGGCTGGAATTTATTAAAACAATTTTATGAGAAAGTGAATCTGAAGTGGCCTGCATTACCACAGATGACAATGGTTAATAGAATACTTCATCAACACCGTGATCGCCCCCATTTCAAATGCAAGCTGAGCCAGGACAAGTAACTATGAACCTATATCGAAAAGAGAAAGACCACCCGAGACCTTTACGAGTTTTAATTTCTCTTCAAAAATCTCTTTAAGAACAATAAATTGCTCAGAAGAAAGATCGTTGTTCGCTTCACGAAAATAAAAATCCAGACTGATTAAAAGGTGCGTCCACCCCCGGTCTTGAAGTGCTTGAATAAAACTGCCGGCATCAGGCGAATTTTTCAAAAGGCTGCTAAATGTATGGGCTTCAAAAACAGCATCGGAGAAATAATCTCGTTTAAGATAAAAACCGTGATTCCCGGTCATTACCAGAAACAGATGTGCTGATTCCGGCAGATTCTTATTAATGTACTGATACATTTCATAATATCCCAGGTTGGTTGCCAGATATGCCTCCTTGCGTTTCTCCTCTGTAAAGCAATAAGGATAATCCCCTTTAATAAAGGCAGATACCGTCGAATAAATATTTAACAAAATTCCGCCGGCAACGAGGCCAACAAAACCAAAGGCAATCATTTGTCGGGGTATTGTTTTTTTCCTTCTCGCAGCTGTTCCATCTTTCTTGAGGTAAAAAAACTGCATCAGCCTGCAAATCATAACACTCATTATCGGCAGCAAGACGAGAAGAAAGCGAGCCTGCTGGGAACTGAATGTCCAATACAATAAATAAATCACTGACAACCCTGCCAGATATCGAATCTCTTTGCTGCGCCAGCTTAAAAACAAAAAGGGAAAAGTTAGAAGATAAAACAGCCCGAGTTGTCCGTCATACAGAACAGGATTGCCTTCTTCACCTGCCCAGAAAACTTTAAACGGCGCCAGCAGATAGGACATAATCGTCTTTTCCGCATCTCCATAAAAATCAACAAACAGATGAAACAGCAAGGCTCTCTGACTGTCCCAACCATTGCTCTGACTTGGAAAGAGTTCCCAGAAAAAAGGAAATAACGGATTCCCGGCAAGATACAGATTTCTTGCCCACCAGGGTAAGACTGCAAGCAGAGCCACACTTAGAAAGAAAAAAATCGTTGCGGCAATTTCTTTTACCGGTTGTCTAGTTCTTTCTCGGAAAGCAACAAGAATTGCAAGCAATACGGCAGGGAGAAGAATTATATTCGTATACTTACAGCATAAAGCAGCGCCAACTGCAAATCCCAACAAAAACACATCTCTTTTTTGTCTTTGCATACGCCAACGAAAAAAACAGACAACTGCCGTTGTCCAGTAAAAACTGCTGGCAAGATCAACATAGGCCCAGGTCATCTCCTGCCAGAATAAAGGTGTTGCCAGTAGCGCCAGCACAGGAATAAAAATATATTCCTCCCTAATGCCTATAATCTTGCCGAGCCTTATCGTTGAAAGTAAAACCAGAATACCGTAACCAAAATGAATTAATGCCGGATAGTCACCACCCAAGCCCATGACAATTGTATATGCGGCTTCAACCATTCCAGGAAAATAACTGTAAATGTTTTGTGGCACTTCATACCACAAATGCTGTTGAAGATAGAGTTTCGGGAGCGCAAGATGATACACCAGGCTGTCGCGGGCAATCTGAGGAAGAAGGACATTATTGACTGCTAGCAGCAACAACACCGTTATAAAGAACAATAAAATCAAGGAGAGCCACAGAGGCGTACATGCGTTTCTCAGGCCCTGAAAGCATGGACCAACTCCAGCAAACACGGTTTTCTTTCTCTGCAAGGCAAGGATTACTCCCGGCAGCAAAACCATGGCGATCCACACGGGGTAAAGCAATCCGAGCAATCCCAGAAAAAAAACAGCATGACAGACAATCCAGGTGCCAGGCACAATAACCAGAAGCAATTCATCCCTGAGCTTTGATGGCACAACTATTCGTCCATATCCCAGGGAACTTACAAAAAATAATATGGTGGCAACAATACTAATCAGCATTCATTCTCCTGAATCCCTGACGGAATTTCTCATAAAGAGGTATAAGATACCCTGTTTTCAGTGAAGACAAAATAGACAAGTTTCAAATTCACTGTTCACCGATGAGAAGCAAGGAACCACAATTTCCTGTGAGTTTAAGCCTGAACTTATTACCCTATGATTTCCAGAAATCACTCCTCTCTGTAGCCTTCCTTTCCGAAAAATACCGCGGCAAATTGTCGCAGGCTGCTTTAGCCGTTGAGTAGCGTTAAAAAAGCTGTGCAGGATAGACATAGTCGGTTGTGTTTAATAACATCGCAACAATACATTTCTGAGTCATGGAAGGCTGTTGTTGCATAAATTCCAAAATGGAGAACGGACCATGAAAAAATTCATTACGCTACAGATTATTCTTTTGCTGATGACCGGCATTGCATCAACAGCTATTGCCGAAAGCGTTTTCATGTACAAGAAACCCAAAGTACAACATCCAGGCAAAGAGGCAATGCCCCTCGAGGCATATGAGCTGATCAAAAAAAATCCTGTTGAAATGATCATCGTCGATGTTCGCACCCAAGGGGAATATCAGTTTGTCGGACACCCGGAAGGTGCGTATCTCGTGCCTTTTCAGATTTTAGGCACAGTATTTAACGGCAAGGAATACGAAATGATCGAAAATAAAAATTTTACCAGGGATCTCATGACAAAATTCAAGCCAAACCAGCACACCCTGTTTTTTCTCTGCAGAAGCGGTTCAAGAGCTGCCGAGGCATTAAACGCCGCTGTAGCGGCAGGATGGCCCGCAGACCGTGCTTATGTGATCCTCGGCGGGTTTGAAGGCGACAAACTCAAAGACAACAACAGTGCTTATAATGGATTAAGAATTGGCGGGGGCTGGCGCAACGAAGGTCTACCATGGACTTACTCCATGGATTCAAAACTTGTATATTGATCTATTTGATGTTTATGATGAAGATTATTAACAAATAGATCAGGAAACAATCATGAACAAACCCGAACCTCCTCAATGGTCGCCATATCTTGCTGGCGCACTTGTCGGCGTCCTTATTGTTATTTCCGCCTGGACCACTGAAAATTTTTTCGGCGCATCCACCTCGTTTGTCCGGACCGCAGGAATGCTTGAGCGAATCATCATGCCTGAGCGCATCGCTGCAAATCCATACTTCCGTTGGATAACTCCCACAATAGACTGGCAATTGATGTTCGTGATTGGAATATTTTTCGGATCGCTTGTTTCGGCACTTACCTCAAAAACCTTCCGTTGGCAGGCTATTCCGGACATGTGGAAAGAGAGGTTCGGGACCAATACAATCAATCGCGGCGTCATTGCTTTTGCCGGTGGCGCCATTGCAATGTTTGGAGCCCGGCTTGCCGGTGGCTGCCCCAGCGGACACGGACTGAGCGGCACGCTGCAGCTCGGCATCAGCGGTTTTATCACTCTGGCCGGTTTTTTTATCGGCGGCATTATCATGGCACGTATTATTTACAGCGGAGGGAAAAAATAATGACCACGCTTCTTTCCGGACTGATCATCGGCATGGGCTTCGGTTTTCTCCTGCAGAAAGGCAGCGTTATCCGCTACGATCGACAGATGGGGGCGCTGCGCCTCATTGACATGACCATAATCAAATTCATGTTTTCCGCGGTGCTCACCGGTATGGTCGGGGTCTATGTTCTCAAGGATCTTGGCATTATCAACCTGAGGGTCCTGCCCACGATACTTGGCGGCAATATTTTCGGAGGAATTCTTTTCGGACTCGGCTGGGGGCTTCTCGGCTATTGCCCGGGAACCGCCATGGGAGCTCTGGGTGAAGGCCGGTATGATGCCGCCTGGGGAATTCTCGGAATGATATTTGGCGCCGGTATTTATGCCGAGGCCTACCCCGCTCTATCCAGAAATATTCTTACCTGGGGCAGACTGAAGATTTATACGATCCCCCAGGCCCTCGGCATAAATCACTGGATTATCATTTTTTTGTTCGTGATAGGTGGAATTTTCATGTTCAGATGGTTTGAAAAAAAAGGTTTGTGAAAATCCCGACCCAGAGGACCAGGTTTCCGGCAATGAAACAAACTTTGTCGGACCAACCAGCAAGTATCATCCAAACTCAGTAACTTCGTTCTTTAGACAGCCAACGTCAAAGCATCACGGCAATTAATCAACATCGCGCTCAATCAGGAATGATGTCTTTCCTTCGCATACCTTGACCTAATTTTTTCTTTATGGGAAAAAGAAAAATGGCAGCAAGAAAAATCATCATGATTCTGATAGTTTTTTCCCTCATACTAACATCTATGACCGCATCAAATATTGTCACAAATATGCCAGGGAAGTCCTTTAGCGGGCCGTTTGAGCCTCTTTCAGCAGAGGAGCAGGCAATCCAGGCCCGACTTGAACGTCATATAGATAAACTTGCCGGAGAAATCGGCGAACGGAATCTATTGTTTCCGGAAAATCTTTCATTGGCAGCAGCCTATATTGAAAACGAAATCAGCAGAATTAAGCTCAAGCCGATTTCAGAGGATTATTCAGTTAACAACATGCCTGCCAAAAATATCATCGCCGAAATTATTGGCGCTGAATTGCCTCAGGAATACATTGTGGTGGGCGCTCATTATGATACCGTTGCCGGGAGTCCCGGAGCCAATGACAACGGCTCGGGTGTCGCCGCCCTTCTTGAAATCGCCGGCTATTTTAACGAACGAAAACCCCGACGCACCATACGTTTTATTGCCTTTACCAATGAGGAACCCCCATATTTTTTAAGCGAAAATATGGGAAGCAGGGTTCATGCAAAACAATGCCGGCGGCGCAATGAAAACATTGTTGCCATGATATCCCTTGAAACTATCGGATGTTATAATTATGGGCCAGGCAGCCAGAATTATCCTTTCCCTTTGAGTTATTTCTATCCTGATCAAGGTAATTTTGTGGCCTTTGTAAGCAATATGTCTTCCCGCAAGCTTGTCAGAACGGCCATTAACTCTTTTAGAAAACAAACAAAATTCCCTTCCGAGGGAGTGGCCGCCCCTTCCTGGATTCCCGGTATCGCCTGGTCCGACCAATGGTCCTTCTGGAAAGAAGGCTACCCTGCCATTATGGTCACAGACACTGCTCTTTTCAGATACGCGCATTATCACGCCTCAAGCGATACTCCCAACAAACTCAGCTACCCAGAAATGGCACGAGTTGTCAAAGGCCTCTGCCAGGTTATTGACGATCTTGCCTCCACTGAAACATCAATGAGTAGATGAGCTGCTGTATTACATATTGCCCCTCATATGATTATGCGTTAAAATGACACTTCTCAGAGACTTTTCAATCGCTCTTTTATATAATTCAGGTCAGGTTCTTGAATGTTGCCCCAAGTACATCCTTTTTCTAAATGCACAATCAATCCTGAAACCGAGCCAACAATAATCATCACAGAAAGGAAGGACAGACAATGGGAGAAAATCAACCACTTGAAAAAATGACGGTTAAAGATCTGCGGGAAATGGCAAAAGATATTCCCGGACTTGCCGGAATCCACGCCATGAAGAAAGATGAGCTCCTCGAAGCAATCAGGGGCGCTCAAGGCGATACAGGCAAGGCTCCTGCAACAGCTGATAAACCGGTAAAAGTCGCAGATCCTGCTCCTAAGAAATCCCCGAAAGCAAAGAAAAAAGCTGTCTCAGTAAAAGACCTTACCCAAATCCAGATAAAAAAATTAATCGTCGAACTGCGCCAGGAAAAAGCAGCTGCAAAAGAGGCAAAAGATAATAAACTTGCAAAAATTATCAGACGACGGATTCATCTATTAAAGAAAAAAACAAAGAACAAGCCAGCTGCCGCAGTTTAGCAGAAAACTACTCTAATACAGATAAACGGACGCTCAATTCCATGCTGGATGAGCGTCCGTTTTTTTTGTAAATGCTTATGAACAGGAATAAAGAACCTTATCAATGGAGCTCAAAGCCTTAACCTGCTTTTCTTCCAGGATGGGCTTCAATTATTCAGGTATTGATGTTCAAGCAGGCATATCAATCGGCATATCGTCCCTGACCAGCCTGACAAAATTCACCCGCATCCCTCTATTCCCGGAAATTTTATCCCTGGATGATCTGCTGATTAAAAAGTTGTCGGATACACCCCGATTAAACCCTTGCTTTTGTGCCGGCGACATCCCGCCGAAACCATGGGCCATGAAAACACATTCTTTGTGAATGCCTGGAGTGGTTTTTATTCTGATCGGCCGAGGAGAACAAACACCATCCTGATTTTCCAGATACAGTTGTTCCCCGTCGACAAGTCCCATTCCCTTCGCGGAAACATCATTGACCCACAGCTCATTGTCGCTGATTTCCCGATTAAGCCAAGTATTGTTCTGGGTAGAGGACAGGGTATGAACCGGCATCCTGCCGTAAAGCAATCTTGCAAAGCCTTCAGGCGGAGGCTCGGGTGCCTCAAAAACCGGCAGGGGATGAAAACCCTGGTCCTGAAGCGATTTGGAATACAGCTCAATCCTGCCCACCTGCGGCACAAGAGGATTCTCAACTATATCCTCAGAAAAAGTTTCTTTCCTTAAGGAAGTCCCAACCATTTCCTGGCGAATCGGAGCATTATTGACTTGCCCGGAATCATCCCTTGGCAGACGGATTGTCCCGCCGTTTTTTAATAATCTATCGTATGAAGTTCCATAGACCTTTAATTCATCGTCAATACGCTGCTTGATATCGCCAAATCGAAAACCCGTGCCGCGGCCAAGGCGGATGCTCAACTGCTTGACAATCCAGTACGGGTCTTTGGCTTCATGAAGAGGTGCAACCAGGGGAAAACGTATGCCTTTGGTCACGGTATTCCCTGAAATCCAGGACTCAATTATATCCGTCCGTTCCATAAACGTTGCTTCAGGAAGAATTATGTCGGAATATAAAGTGATCTCCGAGGGCAGGATATCGCAGGAAAAAATGAAGTCGGCCTTATTCAGCGCCGAAACTGTTCTGTGGAGATGCGGATAGCCGTGAACAGGGTTCTGTCCCCAGAACCCGAGGCCTTTGATCCGGTCCGACAACACACCTTTTATGATTTCCGAGGCAGGCTGATTCTTCCTTTTTCCGGGATGCGCCTTATCCTCTGCTGCGCTCCAGGGCATAAAATCTTGAGTATCCGCCGATAAACCATTGCGGTGGTTCTTCCAGGCCCCAAGCAGACCGGTGAGAATCGCGCGGGCCCGCAGCCGCTGCACGTCACTTCCATACCAGGTGCTGTGCTTGCCGGGATGGATATACGAATCCCGAGAAGATTGTGCCAGGAGTGTTGCTGTCTCCTTGATTATTTCAACAGGAAGGCCGGTTATGCGGGAAACTCTCTGTACAGTAAAACCGCTTACATGCTCGCGGAGGGCTGAAAATCCTGCAACATTAGCCGACACATGTCCTATATCATATAGTCCGGTTTCGACAATATGATTGATCCACCCGAAAATAAGCGCCGTATCGGTTCCGGGTTTGATCATCAGGTGATAATCCGCCTTTGAGGCGATGGAAGAAAAACGCGGATCAATAACTATGAGTTTCATTCCCTTTGCCAGGGCGTCAATCACCAGATTGAGTTCGGGGACATTGACATTTTCACCAAGATGCGAACCGAAAAGCACCATACACCTGATATTGTCAAGACCGGTAATTTCAAGGGGGAGAGGCGTATTTCCAAATGTCAGCCCGTAGGCCAGATCACGATTGGAAGTACAGAATTCATCCACGGAATTGTTAATGTTCGGCACTTCCAGGGTGTTAAACAATTCACGCATATAAGTAGATGAGGGGCCGTTGGCGAAAAGGGCCAGTGATTCAGGGCCGTGACGGTTGATAGTCTGCTCGAGTTTGAAGGAAATGGTGTCGATTGCTTCGCCCCAGCTTATTCTGGTCCATTTCCCCTCGCCACGTCTGCCCTCCCGCCGCAAGGG
It encodes:
- a CDS encoding OmpA family protein, which codes for MLKKILLLSVILLLSISAPGCVMKKTFDLKDEEAKLLDNNLQELQSNYDTLTTNSQAQANQIETLNTTVKELTQDKENLIADNQQLDSILKAKSDSLSQTIAELRQKMADQKNTYDDKVENLKKQISSLEDENTQFRNEVTAELLRKENEVKAMSGTYNELIAKMENEINTNQVTISELKGKLTVNMVDAILFDSGKAEIKSEGLAVLQKVVDILKNMTDKEIRVEGHTDNVPITGSLTKKYPTNWELSAARSINVTRFLHDQGLDPGALSSVAYGEYKPVTDNNTEEGKAQNRRIEIVLAAKE
- a CDS encoding cation:proton antiporter, encoding MGVAADIVIIMVAALFGALIAQKFKQPLILGYIFAGIIVGPYTGGVTIGDIHEIELLAEIGVALLLFALGLEFSISKLRPVRNIALFGTPVQIILTIGIGFIIGKFLGWSSANALWFGALISLSSTMVTLKTLMSRGLVGTLSSRVMIGMLIVQDLAVIPMMIILPQLSNPKAGLPLLAIAIAKSVVFLVLMLYMGRKLLPWLLAHVAQWNSRELFILSITAIGLGIGYATYLFGLSFAFGAFVAGMVLSESDYGHQALSDIIPLRDIFGLLFFTSVGMLLDPAFLFDNWRIIITLVLLVGVFKGTLFYVLAKLFRYINIIPIAVGLGLFQVGEFAFVLARVGLETKAIDQNMYSLVLAISVLSMVLTPFVSALATPLYKFKKSHFKYEPLQTANIPPSGFKDHVVIAGGGRVGQHIAQVMTSLNLPFVIIELNHQRMLECKAAKFPVIFGDMTQPTALEVSNVDAAKLLLITTPSVITTQSIVKQAHRLSPQLHIIVRADGAEQARALYDSGVYMAVLPEMEAGLEIARQALLHLEIPVALIQQYTDAVRQQLYAPIYQSTHNPTLLTKFDNIKNMLEISWVTLMPGSPLVNKSIKDAAVRTTTGASIVGIIHEKVFHHNPKADYSFQEGDLVAVVGNQQERNGFKKMAGIY
- a CDS encoding glycosyltransferase family 39 protein codes for the protein MLISIVATILFFVSSLGYGRIVVPSKLRDELLLVIVPGTWIVCHAVFFLGLLGLLYPVWIAMVLLPGVILALQRKKTVFAGVGPCFQGLRNACTPLWLSLILLFFITVLLLLAVNNVLLPQIARDSLVYHLALPKLYLQQHLWYEVPQNIYSYFPGMVEAAYTIVMGLGGDYPALIHFGYGILVLLSTIRLGKIIGIREEYIFIPVLALLATPLFWQEMTWAYVDLASSFYWTTAVVCFFRWRMQRQKRDVFLLGFAVGAALCCKYTNIILLPAVLLAILVAFRERTRQPVKEIAATIFFFLSVALLAVLPWWARNLYLAGNPLFPFFWELFPSQSNGWDSQRALLFHLFVDFYGDAEKTIMSYLLAPFKVFWAGEEGNPVLYDGQLGLFYLLTFPFLFLSWRSKEIRYLAGLSVIYLLYWTFSSQQARFLLVLLPIMSVMICRLMQFFYLKKDGTAARRKKTIPRQMIAFGFVGLVAGGILLNIYSTVSAFIKGDYPYCFTEEKRKEAYLATNLGYYEMYQYINKNLPESAHLFLVMTGNHGFYLKRDYFSDAVFEAHTFSSLLKNSPDAGSFIQALQDRGWTHLLISLDFYFREANNDLSSEQFIVLKEIFEEKLKLVKVSGGLSLFDIGS
- a CDS encoding sulfurtransferase; its protein translation is MKKFITLQIILLLMTGIASTAIAESVFMYKKPKVQHPGKEAMPLEAYELIKKNPVEMIIVDVRTQGEYQFVGHPEGAYLVPFQILGTVFNGKEYEMIENKNFTRDLMTKFKPNQHTLFFLCRSGSRAAEALNAAVAAGWPADRAYVILGGFEGDKLKDNNSAYNGLRIGGGWRNEGLPWTYSMDSKLVY
- a CDS encoding YeeE/YedE family protein — encoded protein: MNKPEPPQWSPYLAGALVGVLIVISAWTTENFFGASTSFVRTAGMLERIIMPERIAANPYFRWITPTIDWQLMFVIGIFFGSLVSALTSKTFRWQAIPDMWKERFGTNTINRGVIAFAGGAIAMFGARLAGGCPSGHGLSGTLQLGISGFITLAGFFIGGIIMARIIYSGGKK
- a CDS encoding YeeE/YedE family protein, which translates into the protein MTTLLSGLIIGMGFGFLLQKGSVIRYDRQMGALRLIDMTIIKFMFSAVLTGMVGVYVLKDLGIINLRVLPTILGGNIFGGILFGLGWGLLGYCPGTAMGALGEGRYDAAWGILGMIFGAGIYAEAYPALSRNILTWGRLKIYTIPQALGINHWIIIFLFVIGGIFMFRWFEKKGL
- a CDS encoding M20/M25/M40 family metallo-hydrolase, whose protein sequence is MAARKIIMILIVFSLILTSMTASNIVTNMPGKSFSGPFEPLSAEEQAIQARLERHIDKLAGEIGERNLLFPENLSLAAAYIENEISRIKLKPISEDYSVNNMPAKNIIAEIIGAELPQEYIVVGAHYDTVAGSPGANDNGSGVAALLEIAGYFNERKPRRTIRFIAFTNEEPPYFLSENMGSRVHAKQCRRRNENIVAMISLETIGCYNYGPGSQNYPFPLSYFYPDQGNFVAFVSNMSSRKLVRTAINSFRKQTKFPSEGVAAPSWIPGIAWSDQWSFWKEGYPAIMVTDTALFRYAHYHASSDTPNKLSYPEMARVVKGLCQVIDDLASTETSMSR
- a CDS encoding Rho termination factor N-terminal domain-containing protein, with protein sequence MGENQPLEKMTVKDLREMAKDIPGLAGIHAMKKDELLEAIRGAQGDTGKAPATADKPVKVADPAPKKSPKAKKKAVSVKDLTQIQIKKLIVELRQEKAAAKEAKDNKLAKIIRRRIHLLKKKTKNKPAAAV
- a CDS encoding molybdopterin-dependent oxidoreductase, coding for MDWKTTRRSLLKSTGLAAASYPFSAYAGQRDFAEAKTAASAGAKTREIPSICAMCQVNCRIAGVIWDGKLIHVRGNGKGDYNRDKICARGHAAPQLLYDPDRLKYPLRREGRRGEGKWTRISWGEAIDTISFKLEQTINRHGPESLALFANGPSSTYMRELFNTLEVPNINNSVDEFCTSNRDLAYGLTFGNTPLPLEITGLDNIRCMVLFGSHLGENVNVPELNLVIDALAKGMKLIVIDPRFSSIASKADYHLMIKPGTDTALIFGWINHIVETGLYDIGHVSANVAGFSALREHVSGFTVQRVSRITGLPVEIIKETATLLAQSSRDSYIHPGKHSTWYGSDVQRLRARAILTGLLGAWKNHRNGLSADTQDFMPWSAAEDKAHPGKRKNQPASEIIKGVLSDRIKGLGFWGQNPVHGYPHLHRTVSALNKADFIFSCDILPSEITLYSDIILPEATFMERTDIIESWISGNTVTKGIRFPLVAPLHEAKDPYWIVKQLSIRLGRGTGFRFGDIKQRIDDELKVYGTSYDRLLKNGGTIRLPRDDSGQVNNAPIRQEMVGTSLRKETFSEDIVENPLVPQVGRIELYSKSLQDQGFHPLPVFEAPEPPPEGFARLLYGRMPVHTLSSTQNNTWLNREISDNELWVNDVSAKGMGLVDGEQLYLENQDGVCSPRPIRIKTTPGIHKECVFMAHGFGGMSPAQKQGFNRGVSDNFLISRSSRDKISGNRGMRVNFVRLVRDDMPIDMPA